A single region of the Marinobacter salinus genome encodes:
- a CDS encoding sugar transferase, which produces MIRFFDFIFSLLGLIVGFPVLLVLTVIGLFDTGSPIFSQKRVGRNKKPFTLVKFRTMKVDTASVASHLANTASITRFGHFLRRTKLDELPQLWNVLKGEMSLVGPRPCLFNQEELIEERESRGVLSARPGITGLAQVNEIDMSTPRLLAETDQKMLKNLNVGAYFKYILMTVAGKGAGDRVPGRD; this is translated from the coding sequence GTGATTCGCTTTTTTGATTTTATTTTTTCCCTGTTAGGCCTGATTGTTGGTTTTCCGGTGTTGTTGGTACTGACGGTGATAGGTCTATTCGATACAGGTTCGCCAATTTTTAGTCAGAAGCGGGTAGGCCGTAATAAGAAGCCGTTCACTTTGGTGAAGTTTCGGACCATGAAAGTAGACACAGCCTCCGTCGCCAGCCATTTGGCAAATACTGCGTCCATCACCCGGTTTGGGCACTTTCTGCGCCGCACCAAGCTGGACGAGTTGCCCCAACTGTGGAATGTGTTGAAGGGCGAAATGAGCTTGGTAGGCCCAAGGCCGTGCCTGTTTAATCAGGAAGAGTTGATTGAGGAGCGGGAAAGCCGCGGAGTATTAAGCGCCCGGCCAGGCATTACCGGTTTGGCCCAAGTTAACGAGATTGATATGTCTACGCCGAGGTTGCTGGCGGAAACAGATCAGAAAATGCTGAAAAATCTCAATGTTGGCGCTTACTTCAAGTATATTTTGATGACGGTGGCTGGTAAGGGGGCAGGAGATCGGGTGCCGGGTAGAG